One genomic segment of Phycisphaerales bacterium AB-hyl4 includes these proteins:
- a CDS encoding type 1 glutamine amidotransferase: MAILVFQHNSHETPARLGDILRDNGHRLRVFRLNEGDSLPPDLDDVDGIISLGGPMNVDEADEHKWINDELAYLKQAIDADLPVVGICLGAQLIAAAMGGKVEAMPAAELGWHNVKLAFPGTIDPMMAGLPWTHMQFHLHGQEVTELPPDATPLAASKVCKNQAFKVGLRAFGFQYHFEWDKQQLHAALDGHQAWIGEAEGDVEAIRTEIDTYYEMYRHLGDRLSANLATLLFPLDKRLGGSRDAPKTWDATEST; encoded by the coding sequence ATGGCCATTCTCGTTTTCCAACACAACTCGCACGAAACCCCCGCACGCCTGGGCGACATCCTCCGGGACAACGGCCACCGCCTGCGCGTGTTCCGGCTGAACGAAGGCGACTCCCTCCCGCCCGATCTCGACGATGTCGACGGCATTATCTCGCTCGGCGGGCCCATGAACGTCGACGAAGCCGACGAGCACAAGTGGATCAACGACGAACTGGCCTACCTCAAACAGGCCATCGACGCCGACCTGCCGGTCGTGGGTATCTGCCTGGGTGCCCAGTTGATCGCGGCGGCCATGGGCGGCAAAGTCGAAGCCATGCCCGCCGCCGAGCTGGGTTGGCATAACGTCAAGCTCGCCTTCCCCGGCACGATCGATCCCATGATGGCCGGCCTGCCGTGGACGCACATGCAGTTCCACCTCCACGGCCAGGAAGTCACCGAACTCCCCCCCGACGCGACACCGCTGGCTGCTTCGAAAGTCTGCAAAAACCAGGCGTTCAAGGTCGGCCTGAGGGCGTTCGGCTTTCAGTACCACTTCGAGTGGGATAAGCAGCAACTCCACGCCGCGCTCGACGGTCACCAGGCCTGGATCGGCGAAGCCGAGGGCGACGTCGAAGCCATCCGCACCGAAATCGACACCTATTACGAAATGTACCGACACCTCGGCGATCGACTGTCGGCCAACCTCGCCACGCTGCTGTTCCCGCTCGACAAACGGCTAGGCGGCAGTCGAGACGCGCCCAAAACGTGGGACGCGACGGAAAGCACCTGA
- a CDS encoding beta-galactosidase trimerization domain-containing protein yields the protein MNASADKLRFRQVHLDFHTSEHIDGIGAAFDPDEFADTLKRAHVDSVTAFARCHHGYIYYPSKRNPERIHPRLKRPNLLSEQIEACHKRGIRVPVYTTVQWDQYTAHEHRDWLVVDEDGKLPGTPPLDPGFYRFVDVFHPGYRQFLKDHVKEMFETLPAVDGLFFDIVQPRYSLAKHWLDAMDNVGVNPEDAEARQRFANGIIDAWKLEMTEYIRTFDKDCTIFYNAGHIGPRHKSSLPAYTHYELESLPSGGWGYLHFPLTMRYARGLDATGHPCLGMTGKFHTSWGDFHSYKNEAALQFECFQMIAMGARCSIGDQLPPDGKIDEATYDLIGKVYSSVERKEPWCENVTPLNEVGLFTPEQFQSATGHSRLPEAAMGAVRMLQEAHIQFDIIDTDRDFNAYKLLILPDEIPVDETFAKKLEQYLDQGGALILSHRAGLAPAGDRFASDRFGVSLMQEAPYSPDFIVPGEALNADLPRTGHVMYQRALEVRPADNAAVLADVETPHFNRTWRHFCSHAHAPSSGQVGYPGIVQHDRVIYFAHPLFRQYQANAPRWCRKLLEAAIDRLMPDRLVRTTGPTTLLTTLNHQPDHDRYILHLLHYLPERRGQAFDIIEDIIPLHAIDIRVKVPGKVGSVALVPDGDRVEFHTDGKEVRFTVPKIVGHAMVEIDLA from the coding sequence ATGAACGCTTCTGCAGACAAGCTTCGATTCCGCCAGGTTCACCTCGACTTTCACACCAGCGAACACATCGACGGCATCGGCGCCGCGTTCGATCCCGACGAGTTTGCCGACACGCTCAAGCGGGCCCACGTCGACTCCGTCACCGCATTTGCCCGCTGCCATCATGGCTACATCTATTACCCTTCCAAACGCAATCCCGAACGCATTCACCCGCGACTGAAGCGTCCCAATTTGCTGTCCGAGCAGATCGAAGCCTGCCACAAGCGTGGCATCCGCGTGCCCGTCTACACCACCGTGCAGTGGGACCAATACACCGCGCACGAGCACCGCGACTGGCTCGTCGTGGACGAAGATGGCAAGCTTCCCGGTACGCCGCCGCTGGACCCTGGCTTCTACCGCTTCGTCGACGTGTTTCATCCCGGCTATCGGCAGTTTCTCAAAGACCACGTCAAGGAGATGTTCGAAACGCTTCCTGCGGTGGATGGCCTGTTCTTCGACATCGTCCAGCCTCGCTACTCGCTCGCGAAGCACTGGCTTGACGCGATGGACAACGTCGGCGTCAACCCCGAAGACGCCGAGGCCCGCCAGCGGTTCGCCAACGGGATCATCGATGCGTGGAAGCTTGAGATGACCGAGTACATCCGCACGTTCGATAAAGACTGCACCATCTTCTACAACGCCGGGCACATCGGCCCGCGACACAAGTCCAGCCTGCCCGCTTACACGCACTACGAGCTTGAGTCGCTGCCCTCCGGCGGTTGGGGTTACCTCCATTTCCCCCTCACAATGCGCTACGCTCGCGGCCTCGACGCGACCGGCCACCCCTGCCTCGGTATGACTGGCAAGTTCCACACCTCATGGGGCGACTTCCATTCCTACAAAAACGAAGCAGCGTTGCAGTTCGAGTGCTTTCAGATGATCGCCATGGGCGCACGATGCTCCATCGGCGACCAACTGCCGCCCGACGGCAAAATCGACGAAGCCACCTACGATCTCATCGGCAAAGTCTACAGCAGCGTCGAACGCAAAGAGCCCTGGTGTGAAAACGTCACACCCCTCAACGAGGTGGGCCTGTTCACGCCAGAGCAATTCCAAAGCGCCACCGGGCACTCACGCCTGCCCGAAGCGGCCATGGGCGCGGTCCGCATGCTTCAGGAAGCCCACATCCAGTTCGACATCATTGACACCGATCGCGACTTCAACGCCTACAAGCTGCTCATTCTCCCCGATGAGATTCCCGTCGACGAAACGTTCGCGAAAAAACTCGAACAGTACCTCGACCAGGGCGGTGCGCTGATTCTTTCTCATCGCGCCGGCCTCGCGCCCGCGGGCGACCGCTTCGCCAGCGACCGCTTCGGCGTCTCGCTCATGCAGGAAGCTCCCTACTCGCCCGACTTCATCGTGCCCGGCGAAGCGCTCAACGCCGACTTGCCACGCACCGGCCACGTCATGTACCAGCGTGCCTTGGAGGTTCGCCCCGCTGACAACGCGGCCGTGCTCGCCGACGTGGAAACGCCACACTTCAACCGCACCTGGCGCCACTTCTGCTCACATGCTCACGCGCCGTCGTCCGGACAAGTCGGCTATCCCGGTATCGTTCAACACGACCGCGTGATTTACTTTGCCCACCCCCTGTTCCGCCAATATCAGGCCAACGCGCCGCGCTGGTGTCGCAAACTGCTGGAAGCCGCGATCGATCGGCTCATGCCCGACCGCCTCGTCCGCACCACCGGCCCGACCACGCTGCTGACCACACTCAATCACCAGCCCGATCACGATCGATACATTCTGCATTTGCTGCACTACCTGCCCGAACGCCGCGGCCAGGCGTTCGACATCATCGAAGACATCATCCCACTCCACGCTATCGATATCCGCGTGAAAGTGCCCGGCAAGGTCGGCTCGGTCGCGCTCGTGCCCGACGGCGACCGCGTCGAATTCCACACCGACGGCAAAGAAGTTCGCTTCACCGTGCCCAAAATCGTCGGCCACGCGATGGTCGAAATCGATCTCGCATAA
- a CDS encoding SGNH/GDSL hydrolase family protein, with protein MLQPNDVVLFQGDSITDAGRDRGIAEPNHAAAMGRGYALLTASALLVDYAEHELRIFNRGVSGNRVTDLADRWQADCLDLKPTVLSILIGVNDTWHGTGKGEPSKSVPLDKYETVYRDLLEQARKAQPKLRLVLCEPFTLRCGAVTDAWFPEIDQRRAVVQQLARDYDGRFVAFQSAYDAALSEAEPAYWAADGVHPSLAGHQLMARTWLKAIADF; from the coding sequence ATGCTGCAACCCAATGACGTCGTACTGTTCCAGGGCGACTCAATCACCGACGCCGGCCGTGACCGCGGGATCGCCGAACCCAATCACGCCGCCGCGATGGGCCGAGGCTACGCTCTCCTCACCGCGTCGGCGCTGTTGGTCGACTATGCCGAGCATGAGCTGCGTATCTTCAACCGCGGCGTCAGCGGCAACCGTGTCACCGATCTGGCCGACCGCTGGCAGGCGGACTGCCTCGACCTCAAGCCGACGGTGCTGAGCATCCTCATCGGGGTGAACGACACCTGGCACGGCACGGGCAAGGGTGAGCCGAGCAAGAGCGTGCCGTTGGACAAATATGAGACCGTCTATCGCGATTTGCTGGAGCAGGCCCGCAAAGCGCAGCCGAAGCTTCGGCTGGTGCTCTGTGAGCCGTTCACACTGCGCTGTGGCGCGGTGACGGACGCCTGGTTTCCCGAGATCGATCAGCGGCGGGCGGTGGTGCAGCAACTGGCCCGCGATTACGACGGCCGATTTGTCGCGTTTCAGTCGGCCTATGACGCGGCATTGAGCGAAGCCGAGCCAGCGTACTGGGCGGCCGACGGCGTACACCCCTCGCTCGCCGGGCACCAGCTCATGGCGCGAACGTGGCTCAAAGCGATTGCTGATTTCTGA
- a CDS encoding NAD-dependent epimerase/dehydratase family protein, with the protein MDSHVLVTGGAGFIGSHLTEALLELGASVTVLDDLSGSDMNNLALSRQQAGQRLRFVEGSVCDTSTVARCVEGARYVFHLAARGSVPQSVKQPVQYHEVNSTGTLNVLEAARSAGVKRVIFAASSSAYGDAPALPKVESMAVRPGSPYAATKVAGEALLRAYASSYGFDTVSLRYFNIFGPRQNANSAYAAVIAAFANALLAGERLRIFGDGEQSRDFTYVANAVHANLLAARATTPLQGEVFNVASGRRISVNQLADLMARQMGRPDLTPEHLPERAGDVKHSLADLTQATTTLGYQPQVTFEQGLAWTVAWYQHTANVA; encoded by the coding sequence ATGGACAGCCACGTCCTTGTCACCGGCGGAGCGGGGTTTATCGGGTCGCATTTGACGGAGGCTTTGCTTGAACTTGGGGCAAGCGTCACCGTGCTCGACGACCTGTCGGGTAGTGACATGAACAACCTCGCACTCAGCCGGCAACAGGCGGGGCAGCGGCTGCGATTTGTTGAAGGGTCGGTCTGTGATACGTCGACCGTGGCTCGGTGTGTTGAGGGAGCACGGTACGTGTTTCATCTGGCAGCGCGTGGTTCCGTACCGCAGAGCGTCAAGCAGCCGGTGCAATATCATGAGGTCAACAGCACCGGCACGTTGAACGTGCTCGAAGCGGCGCGCTCGGCCGGGGTGAAGCGAGTGATATTTGCCGCCAGCAGCTCCGCGTACGGGGACGCGCCTGCCCTGCCGAAGGTTGAATCGATGGCCGTTCGGCCCGGCAGTCCCTACGCCGCGACGAAGGTGGCGGGAGAGGCGCTGTTGCGTGCCTATGCCAGCAGCTACGGGTTCGACACCGTCTCGCTTCGCTACTTCAACATCTTTGGTCCTCGTCAGAACGCGAACAGCGCCTACGCCGCGGTGATCGCCGCTTTCGCTAACGCGTTGCTCGCCGGTGAACGGCTACGCATCTTCGGCGACGGCGAACAGTCGCGCGACTTTACTTACGTCGCCAATGCGGTGCACGCAAACCTGCTCGCCGCTCGCGCGACAACACCCTTGCAAGGCGAGGTGTTCAATGTCGCCAGTGGTCGGCGGATAAGCGTCAACCAACTTGCGGACTTGATGGCGCGTCAGATGGGCCGACCTGACTTGACGCCCGAACACCTCCCCGAGCGGGCGGGTGATGTGAAACATTCGTTAGCCGACCTGACACAAGCCACCACTACACTCGGCTACCAACCGCAGGTGACGTTTGAACAGGGCCTGGCCTGGACGGTGGCGTGGTATCAGCACACGGCCAACGTGGCGTGA
- a CDS encoding glycosyltransferase family 2 protein produces MRTLVAIPVYNEEKYVTQVLREVRKYAEHILVVDDGSTDQTPMLLAQQKVDVIRHAENRGYGRSIRDAFRYAQCYCYDWLITMDCDEQHEPRSLPDFDKAIEADDADVLSGSRYLDPAYSGDPPPPDRRAINLEVSKWVNEHLDLHITDSFCGYKAYRVSKLKHLNLNEDGYAIPLQFWVQAAAHQLRVKEVPIRLIYNDPNRSFGGKLDDPEHRIAHYREVFDAELEKYADKLAAKSPCSCPGR; encoded by the coding sequence ATGCGTACCCTCGTCGCGATTCCCGTCTACAACGAAGAAAAATACGTCACACAGGTGCTCAGGGAGGTCCGCAAGTACGCTGAGCATATTCTCGTCGTCGACGACGGCTCGACGGACCAGACGCCCATGCTGCTCGCTCAGCAGAAGGTCGATGTCATCCGTCACGCCGAGAATCGCGGCTACGGCCGAAGCATCCGCGACGCGTTTCGCTATGCCCAGTGCTACTGCTACGACTGGCTGATCACCATGGACTGCGACGAGCAGCACGAGCCCCGCAGCTTGCCCGATTTCGACAAAGCCATCGAAGCCGACGACGCTGACGTGCTCTCCGGCTCGCGCTACCTTGACCCGGCATACTCCGGCGACCCGCCGCCGCCCGACCGCCGGGCCATCAACCTCGAAGTCTCGAAATGGGTCAACGAACACCTCGACCTGCACATCACCGACAGCTTCTGTGGCTACAAGGCCTACCGTGTCTCCAAGCTCAAGCACCTGAATCTGAACGAAGACGGCTACGCCATCCCGCTTCAGTTCTGGGTCCAGGCGGCTGCCCACCAGCTTCGCGTCAAGGAAGTGCCCATCCGACTGATCTACAACGACCCGAACCGCAGCTTCGGCGGCAAGCTCGACGACCCCGAACACCGCATCGCACACTACCGCGAGGTGTTCGACGCCGAGTTGGAAAAATATGCCGACAAGCTCGCGGCGAAGTCGCCGTGCTCGTGTCCCGGTCGGTAA
- a CDS encoding 7-cyano-7-deazaguanine synthase, translating into MADNEGMANASVVILHSGGLRSLVATALMLREHEPAQMNLLHLVDGRENAATRIEHLHRQAEYYQLRRVREVDVPHVFGHGQGKQPDGQPTGPLATAQQLLVGLAHARLHQIGRVLWPMACEGEAAAMARATEVMQLVNQLADLDPPPMPRLESPLLELNSQQVIELGAQLQVPWKLAWSCLHPGESPCRMCPACRRRKAAFTKAGLADPLDGAVTQPTE; encoded by the coding sequence ATGGCCGATAACGAAGGTATGGCCAACGCATCGGTAGTGATTCTGCACAGCGGGGGGTTGCGCAGCCTTGTGGCGACGGCGCTGATGCTGCGCGAGCACGAGCCGGCCCAGATGAATCTGCTGCATCTGGTCGACGGACGGGAGAATGCGGCGACCCGCATCGAGCATCTGCACCGCCAAGCCGAGTACTACCAACTCCGACGTGTACGCGAGGTCGACGTGCCCCACGTGTTCGGCCACGGTCAGGGTAAACAGCCCGACGGCCAGCCCACCGGCCCGCTGGCGACGGCCCAGCAACTGCTCGTGGGGCTGGCGCACGCCCGATTGCACCAGATCGGCCGGGTGCTCTGGCCCATGGCGTGCGAGGGGGAGGCGGCGGCGATGGCGCGGGCAACGGAAGTGATGCAACTGGTCAACCAGTTGGCCGACCTCGATCCGCCACCGATGCCCCGGCTGGAGTCGCCGCTGCTGGAACTCAACAGCCAGCAGGTGATCGAGCTCGGCGCACAATTGCAAGTGCCCTGGAAGCTCGCCTGGTCATGTCTGCACCCGGGTGAGAGCCCTTGTCGGATGTGCCCGGCCTGCCGGCGGCGCAAGGCCGCGTTCACCAAGGCCGGCCTGGCCGACCCGCTCGACGGGGCCGTGACGCAGCCGACGGAGTGA
- the rsmA gene encoding 16S rRNA (adenine(1518)-N(6)/adenine(1519)-N(6))-dimethyltransferase RsmA: MQTLTQIKQLLAAHGLRPKHRLGQNFLHDHNQMRKILAAAELSPGDRVLEVGPGTGTLSEALLEAGAHLVAVELDTDLEPILRERLAPFGDRAHLVVGDILASKRQLNPDVIDALQASSPKPQAPNPKPQASSFKLIANLPYNIASPLLINLAADHPAMTLAVVMVQREVADRLLAKPGGKQYGPLTVMVQAMCEVQRVSVLPPGCFWPPPKVDSSVIRLRRRATPMTDDPPRLADLLHRVFGQRRKQLGSVLGRSTALPPGIAGTDRPETLSVEQLIELARSL, encoded by the coding sequence ATGCAGACGCTCACCCAGATCAAGCAACTGCTCGCCGCTCATGGCCTGCGACCAAAGCATCGGCTGGGCCAGAACTTTCTGCATGACCATAACCAGATGCGCAAGATTCTCGCCGCGGCCGAGCTTTCGCCGGGCGACCGGGTGCTCGAAGTCGGTCCCGGCACGGGCACGCTCAGCGAAGCCCTGCTCGAAGCGGGCGCTCATCTCGTCGCGGTCGAACTCGACACAGACCTCGAGCCCATCCTGCGCGAACGACTCGCCCCGTTCGGCGACCGCGCCCACCTGGTCGTCGGCGACATCCTCGCCAGCAAGCGCCAGCTCAACCCCGACGTCATCGACGCCCTGCAAGCCTCAAGCCCCAAGCCTCAAGCCCCAAACCCTAAGCCTCAAGCCTCTAGCTTCAAGCTCATCGCCAACCTGCCTTACAACATCGCCTCGCCGCTGCTGATCAACCTCGCGGCGGACCACCCGGCCATGACGCTGGCGGTGGTGATGGTGCAGCGGGAGGTGGCCGACCGCCTGCTCGCCAAGCCGGGCGGCAAGCAATACGGGCCGTTGACGGTAATGGTGCAGGCGATGTGCGAAGTGCAGCGGGTGAGCGTACTGCCGCCGGGCTGCTTCTGGCCGCCGCCGAAGGTGGATTCGTCGGTCATTCGCCTGCGTCGCCGGGCAACGCCGATGACGGATGATCCGCCTCGTCTGGCCGACCTGCTGCACCGGGTGTTCGGCCAGCGGCGCAAGCAGCTCGGCTCGGTGCTCGGACGGTCGACAGCCCTGCCGCCAGGCATTGCGGGCACGGATCGACCGGAAACCCTGAGTGTGGAACAACTCATTGAGTTGGCGCGTTCTCTATAG
- a CDS encoding gamma-glutamylcyclotransferase family protein: protein MHYFAYGSNLDPVQMRRRCPGSSPLGRATLRQHRLVFPRTCESWAGGVAGIEPHETSNVEGVIYHLTAADLAALDEYEGLAEGDYVRRKVVVHQPAELSIEVWTYFANPAPAGPQRPSRHYLDAIVRGAEHYRLPESYIARLKAIRTVEDLAD from the coding sequence ATGCATTATTTTGCATACGGCTCAAACCTCGATCCGGTTCAGATGCGCCGGCGGTGCCCCGGTTCCAGCCCCCTTGGGCGGGCCACGCTTCGTCAGCATCGCCTGGTGTTCCCACGCACCTGCGAAAGCTGGGCGGGGGGCGTCGCGGGCATCGAGCCGCACGAGACATCAAATGTCGAAGGCGTGATCTACCACCTCACAGCCGCGGACCTGGCAGCGTTAGACGAATACGAGGGGCTTGCCGAGGGCGACTACGTCCGCCGCAAGGTTGTGGTGCATCAGCCGGCCGAGCTTTCGATCGAGGTCTGGACCTATTTTGCCAACCCCGCCCCGGCCGGCCCGCAGCGGCCGTCGCGCCACTACCTCGACGCCATCGTCCGCGGTGCGGAGCACTATCGATTGCCCGAGTCGTACATTGCCCGACTCAAAGCGATCCGCACCGTCGAAGACCTCGCCGACTGA